From one Prochlorococcus marinus XMU1404 genomic stretch:
- a CDS encoding STAS domain-containing protein, translated as MIEDFHKLTVSLRGNIDVKTNIIVFTFKGQLDAFSEKQFKTFVTNNLKNELPFVIDLSKIDFLDSSGLGALVQTAKECKKLKLGFSVVGNSRVAQTIKLVRLGEFLNLKSSLEDAITYLKN; from the coding sequence ATCATAGAAGATTTCCATAAGCTGACGGTTTCTTTAAGAGGAAACATCGATGTAAAAACAAATATTATCGTTTTTACTTTTAAGGGCCAACTTGATGCCTTCTCAGAAAAACAATTTAAAACTTTTGTAACTAATAATTTAAAAAATGAGCTTCCATTTGTTATTGATCTTTCAAAAATTGATTTTCTAGATTCTTCCGGTCTTGGAGCTCTTGTTCAGACAGCTAAAGAATGTAAAAAATTAAAGTTAGGTTTCTCAGTTGTTGGTAATTCGAGAGTTGCACAAACTATTAAACTTGTCCGCTTAGGTGAATTCCTTAACTTAAAGTCAAGTCTTGAAGATGCAATAACTTATTTAAAAAATTGA
- a CDS encoding DUF1816 domain-containing protein — translation MIRNFGNKLGLAWWAKIETQQPNTTYWFGPFITKRSLKENLTSFINDLSDEGSKNIKHSLIRCKKEEPLTV, via the coding sequence TTGATTAGAAATTTTGGAAACAAACTCGGACTAGCTTGGTGGGCTAAGATTGAGACTCAACAACCTAATACTACTTATTGGTTTGGTCCTTTTATTACAAAACGCAGCTTAAAAGAAAACTTGACTTCTTTTATTAATGACCTCTCCGATGAAGGTTCTAAAAATATTAAACATAGCTTGATACGTTGTAAAAAAGAAGAACCTCTAACTGTTTGA
- a CDS encoding ribonuclease III domain-containing protein — MNYWIQNLVPFGSPEEIGVIQLAWLGDSVWELHQRLRYVHFPMKSKELHLSVVNEVKAKSQSESLSQIEHLLNANEIDLIRRARNKTRRYPKSSDPTIYSRATGFETIIGWLFLKDPQRLSTLFEYLDIQT, encoded by the coding sequence TTGAATTATTGGATTCAAAATTTGGTTCCGTTCGGATCTCCCGAGGAAATAGGAGTTATTCAACTAGCCTGGCTTGGGGATTCAGTATGGGAACTACATCAAAGACTAAGATATGTTCATTTTCCTATGAAATCAAAAGAACTTCATTTATCAGTAGTTAATGAAGTAAAGGCAAAATCTCAATCAGAATCTCTTAGTCAAATCGAACATTTGTTAAATGCAAATGAAATTGATTTAATTAGAAGAGCTAGAAATAAAACAAGGAGATACCCAAAGTCATCAGACCCTACAATTTACTCAAGAGCAACTGGTTTTGAAACTATTATTGGTTGGCTATTTTTGAAAGATCCTCAAAGATTATCAACTCTTTTTGAATACCTTGATATTCAAACTTAA
- the trpD gene encoding anthranilate phosphoribosyltransferase translates to MSSKLTNAEILNILLEGKNLDDITSRLLMKRWLNDEISDVQTGAFLSALRAKGSTGLELSSMAEELLNVCELPVERPNLYIVDTCGTGGDGANTFNISTAVAFVAASCGVQIAKHGNKSASGKVGSADVLLNLGINLNCSLEKVISAVNEIGITFLFAPIWHKSLIKLAPLRKALGIRTVFNQLGPLVNPLRPNAQVLGVASEDHLEPMGSALLKMGMNRAIVVHGSGGLDEASLQGDNKLVFVEKGKLRFSKINISDFNYENISNEKLVVSESDSNEEILQSVLNGSGLKSHKQVVALNAALVLWVAGIEDDLHKGFDKAFLCINQGKPLEKFILLKNYLS, encoded by the coding sequence ATGTCTTCTAAATTAACGAACGCTGAAATCTTAAATATTTTGCTGGAGGGGAAAAACCTTGATGACATAACTTCTAGATTATTAATGAAGAGATGGCTTAATGATGAAATATCTGATGTTCAAACAGGTGCTTTTTTGAGCGCTTTGAGAGCAAAAGGGTCTACAGGTTTAGAATTGTCTTCTATGGCTGAGGAACTATTAAATGTATGCGAATTGCCAGTAGAAAGACCAAATTTGTATATTGTTGATACTTGTGGAACTGGAGGTGATGGAGCTAATACATTTAATATTTCCACTGCAGTAGCTTTTGTCGCGGCATCTTGTGGTGTTCAAATTGCAAAACATGGAAATAAAAGTGCTAGTGGAAAAGTTGGCTCTGCTGATGTTTTATTGAATCTTGGTATAAATCTAAATTGTTCATTAGAAAAAGTAATTTCAGCTGTAAATGAAATTGGAATTACTTTTTTGTTTGCACCTATTTGGCATAAATCTTTAATTAAACTGGCTCCATTAAGAAAAGCTCTTGGAATAAGGACTGTATTTAATCAACTTGGACCATTGGTAAACCCTTTAAGACCTAATGCGCAAGTATTAGGTGTCGCATCTGAAGATCATCTAGAGCCTATGGGAAGTGCCTTATTGAAGATGGGAATGAATAGAGCAATAGTAGTTCATGGTTCTGGCGGTCTTGATGAAGCATCTCTTCAAGGAGACAATAAATTAGTTTTTGTGGAGAAAGGAAAATTAAGGTTTTCAAAAATCAATATTTCAGATTTTAATTATGAAAATATTTCAAACGAAAAGCTTGTAGTTTCTGAAAGCGACTCTAATGAGGAAATTTTACAGTCTGTTCTAAATGGTTCTGGACTTAAATCTCATAAACAGGTTGTTGCCTTGAATGCTGCGTTAGTATTATGGGTTGCAGGAATTGAAGACGATTTACATAAAGGTTTTGATAAAGCTTTTTTATGTATTAATCAAGGAAAACCTTTGGAAAAATTTATACTTTTAAAAAATTATTTATCCTAA
- the gatA gene encoding Asp-tRNA(Asn)/Glu-tRNA(Gln) amidotransferase subunit GatA, with product MDFNSFRNEINSKNASVKELINDIFLKIDSKDPEINSYICTTKANAIIQAENIDKLILNEEILPPLAGMPIAIKDNICTKGVLTTCASKMLKSFVAPYESTASSKLWAAGGICLGKTNLDEFAMGSSTETSTFGVTSNPWDIDRVPGGSSGGSAASVAAGLCSAAIGSDTGGSIRQPASFCGVVGLKPTYGRVSRWGLIAFASSLDQIGPITNTVSDAAEILYSISGKDPLDSTCLNKPVPNYLSDLNKSIKDLKIGIIKECFEHPGLNPEVKESVLSGVERFKNLGAEIIEVECPRFTDGIATYYVIAPSEASANLARYDGVKYGYRSDEASNLIDMTSKSRAEGFGDEVQRRILIGTYALSAGYSDAYYKKAQKVRTLIRKDFDNSFKKVDILLTPTCPTTAFLKGDFANDPLSMYLSDLLTVPANLAGLPAISIPCGFDSKGLPIGLQLIGNVLEEDRILNAAHIFEIDAQVIKNRPLF from the coding sequence ATGGATTTTAATTCCTTCAGAAATGAAATTAATAGTAAAAATGCTTCTGTTAAAGAACTAATAAATGATATTTTTTTAAAAATAGATTCAAAAGATCCTGAAATCAATTCATATATTTGTACTACAAAAGCCAATGCGATAATACAAGCCGAAAATATAGATAAATTAATTCTTAATGAAGAAATACTCCCTCCTCTTGCGGGAATGCCAATAGCAATTAAAGATAATATTTGCACTAAGGGAGTTTTAACTACTTGTGCAAGCAAAATGCTTAAAAGTTTTGTTGCGCCTTATGAATCAACAGCCTCAAGTAAACTATGGGCTGCAGGTGGTATTTGTCTTGGCAAGACAAATTTGGATGAATTTGCAATGGGTAGTTCAACAGAAACTTCTACCTTTGGGGTCACTTCAAATCCTTGGGATATTGATAGAGTACCAGGAGGGAGTTCAGGAGGGAGTGCAGCTTCAGTTGCCGCTGGATTATGTTCTGCTGCAATAGGTTCTGATACTGGTGGATCAATAAGGCAACCAGCTTCTTTTTGCGGTGTTGTTGGACTTAAGCCAACTTATGGAAGAGTAAGTAGATGGGGATTAATAGCATTTGCAAGCTCACTTGATCAAATTGGACCAATTACGAATACTGTCTCAGACGCAGCTGAAATACTCTATTCAATATCTGGAAAGGATCCCTTAGATTCAACATGTCTAAATAAACCAGTGCCAAATTATTTAAGTGATTTAAATAAATCTATAAAGGATTTAAAAATTGGGATTATAAAAGAATGTTTTGAACATCCAGGTCTTAATCCAGAAGTGAAAGAATCTGTTCTTTCGGGAGTTGAGAGATTTAAAAATTTAGGAGCAGAAATTATTGAAGTTGAGTGCCCTAGGTTTACCGATGGAATTGCCACGTATTATGTTATTGCACCGTCTGAAGCATCTGCAAATTTAGCCAGATATGATGGAGTTAAATATGGTTATAGATCAGATGAAGCTTCAAATCTTATAGATATGACTTCAAAAAGCAGGGCTGAAGGATTTGGCGATGAAGTACAAAGAAGAATCTTGATAGGAACTTATGCTTTATCAGCTGGATACAGTGATGCCTATTACAAGAAAGCACAAAAAGTAAGAACGTTGATAAGAAAAGATTTTGATAATTCCTTTAAGAAAGTTGATATTTTATTAACTCCAACTTGTCCAACAACTGCTTTTTTGAAGGGCGATTTTGCAAATGATCCACTTTCTATGTATTTGTCGGATCTCTTAACTGTACCCGCTAATCTAGCTGGACTACCTGCTATCAGTATTCCCTGCGGTTTTGATTCTAAGGGATTACCTATAGGACTTCAACTAATTGGAAATGTTTTGGAAGAAGATAGAATATTGAATGCTGCACATATTTTCGAAATAGATGCTCAAGTAATTAAGAATAGACCATTATTCTAA
- the carA gene encoding glutamine-hydrolyzing carbamoyl-phosphate synthase small subunit, whose amino-acid sequence MINPFKKNAKLVLSNGFIFPGFSFGSSGTAVGEIVFNTGMTGYQEVITDPSYYGQILTFTYPEIGNTGINSEDSESSGCVKGIIVRNYSSNNSNWRSLKNFNEWLVEKNIIGLYGIDTRALVKILRSSGSMNGVITSEERTEESCIKLINKTPKMEGLNLSKVVSTKKQYFWRNPTETSFDLRKRYSEKPNTLKVVAIDFGIKKSILNRLVSHGCEILVLPSQSSLNDVLSNNPDGIFFSNGPGDPSSVSEGIDLAKSLIEYGEIPMFGICLGHQIFGIALGGSTYKLPFGHRGLNHPCGENNQIEITSQNHGFAIDPNSLSKEIVKITHYNLNDSTVAGLEVNNKPIFSVQYHPEAGPGPHDSDYLFKKFVSLMLERC is encoded by the coding sequence ATGATTAATCCCTTTAAAAAAAATGCAAAATTAGTTTTAAGTAATGGATTTATATTCCCTGGATTTTCTTTTGGCTCTTCTGGAACTGCTGTTGGTGAAATAGTTTTTAATACTGGAATGACTGGGTATCAAGAGGTTATTACAGATCCAAGCTATTATGGACAAATATTAACATTCACTTATCCAGAGATTGGTAATACTGGTATTAATTCTGAAGATTCAGAATCTAGTGGTTGCGTTAAAGGAATAATTGTTAGAAATTACTCATCAAATAATAGTAATTGGAGATCTTTAAAAAATTTTAATGAATGGTTAGTAGAAAAAAATATCATAGGTCTTTACGGAATAGATACAAGAGCTCTTGTCAAAATTTTAAGATCCAGCGGTTCTATGAATGGGGTTATTACCTCTGAAGAGAGAACTGAAGAAAGTTGTATAAAATTAATAAATAAAACTCCAAAAATGGAGGGATTGAATCTATCAAAAGTAGTTTCAACAAAAAAACAATATTTTTGGCGTAATCCTACAGAAACAAGTTTTGATCTTAGAAAAAGATATTCTGAAAAGCCTAATACACTAAAAGTTGTAGCAATTGATTTTGGTATTAAAAAATCTATTTTGAATAGACTAGTTTCTCATGGTTGTGAAATTTTGGTATTACCTTCACAATCTTCTTTGAATGATGTTTTATCTAATAATCCTGATGGGATATTCTTCTCAAATGGTCCAGGAGATCCTTCTTCGGTTAGTGAAGGTATAGATTTAGCCAAATCACTTATTGAATATGGCGAAATACCTATGTTTGGAATTTGTCTAGGCCATCAAATATTTGGAATAGCCTTAGGAGGTTCTACTTATAAACTTCCTTTTGGACATCGTGGTTTAAATCATCCTTGTGGAGAGAATAATCAAATTGAGATTACTAGTCAGAATCATGGTTTTGCAATTGATCCTAATTCTCTCTCAAAGGAAATAGTCAAAATCACCCACTATAACCTTAATGATAGTACAGTTGCAGGATTGGAAGTTAATAATAAGCCAATATTTAGCGTTCAATATCATCCAGAAGCAGGTCCTGGTCCGCATGATTCAGATTATTTATTTAAGAAATTTGTTTCTCTAATGTTAGAAAGATGTTGA
- the rlmB gene encoding 23S rRNA (guanosine(2251)-2'-O)-methyltransferase RlmB — translation MKNTSKNYFSGKNRKQNKKNSDSNSYFKNTNPSNKINGILNNSSKNKGINNLYETDKNRSRFSSLRRKPTNKSYEGDFNKSPDIYHDLPNKKNYNDWIWGKHSVFEALISESAINRIWCTSEIFSSEKFYILLKELKSKGVLIEEVSWNRLSQLTSGASHQGVALQLACSKTISLEKLIELSKKNTANPIILALDGITDPHNVGAIIRSAEAFDCKGIIIPQRRSAGLTGTVAKVAAGALEYLPVSRVINLNRSIEELKKNGFLIIGLTGDAKLSISRFYEKTPMVVIVGAEDKGISLLTQKKCDFLLNIPLKGKTSSLNASVAAAISLFHLTSN, via the coding sequence ATGAAAAACACATCTAAAAATTATTTTTCTGGAAAGAATCGTAAACAAAATAAAAAAAATTCTGATTCCAATTCATATTTTAAAAACACAAATCCCTCAAATAAAATTAATGGAATTCTGAACAATTCTTCTAAAAATAAAGGTATTAATAATTTATATGAAACTGATAAAAATAGAAGTCGCTTTTCATCTTTGAGAAGAAAGCCAACAAATAAATCTTATGAAGGAGATTTTAATAAATCTCCAGATATTTATCATGATCTTCCAAATAAAAAAAATTATAATGACTGGATTTGGGGGAAACATTCAGTTTTTGAGGCCCTTATTAGTGAGAGTGCTATTAATAGGATTTGGTGTACATCAGAAATTTTTTCTTCAGAAAAATTCTATATCCTACTTAAGGAACTTAAATCAAAAGGAGTTCTCATAGAAGAAGTTTCTTGGAACAGACTTTCTCAATTGACTTCTGGGGCTTCACATCAAGGCGTGGCGTTGCAGTTAGCTTGCTCTAAAACAATATCTCTAGAAAAATTAATCGAACTGTCTAAGAAAAATACTGCCAATCCAATTATTCTTGCATTAGATGGCATTACTGATCCACATAATGTTGGTGCAATTATAAGATCAGCAGAGGCATTTGATTGCAAAGGTATTATTATTCCTCAAAGAAGGTCAGCGGGATTAACTGGTACAGTTGCAAAGGTTGCTGCGGGAGCTTTGGAATACTTGCCAGTAAGTAGAGTTATTAATTTAAATAGGTCAATAGAAGAGTTAAAAAAAAATGGTTTTCTTATTATTGGATTAACTGGAGATGCTAAGTTATCTATCTCACGGTTTTATGAAAAAACTCCCATGGTAGTAATTGTAGGAGCTGAAGATAAAGGTATTTCTTTGCTAACTCAAAAAAAATGCGATTTCCTATTAAATATTCCATTAAAAGGTAAGACATCAAGTTTAAATGCATCAGTTGCAGCGGCAATATCACTATTTCATCTAACGAGCAATTAA